From a single Nostoc sp. MS1 genomic region:
- a CDS encoding geranylgeranyl reductase family protein → MYDVIIVGAGPAGGAAAYHLAKKGHSVLILEKESLPRYKPCGGGVSPIVAEWFDFDFSPAISLKVDSFRFTWNLGDPVEAEIGTKEPVWMVRREVFDHFLVQQAQKQGAELRDNTEVTGVEFSSDRWQVNTANGPVTGRYLIAADGAKGPMAKWLGFKDRKRRLAGALEAEVPADVEDKSTIHFEFGLVKNGYIWNFPKENGYSIGVGTFIGGQPQDFKKILVEYSKLFNIDVQTSKQYGHPIALWDGNQKLHTQNAILAGEAACVVDPMTAEGIRPSIYSGVHAAAAVDKALCGDINALEEYTKIIHETWGAEMAWAQKLAGAFYRFPSVGYQVGVKRPTAPKVMGKILCGEMSYSSVAGRALKRLIPGFRG, encoded by the coding sequence ATGTACGACGTTATTATTGTCGGTGCTGGGCCTGCGGGTGGCGCAGCAGCATATCATTTGGCCAAAAAAGGGCATTCAGTATTAATTTTAGAAAAAGAATCCTTACCTAGATATAAACCATGTGGTGGGGGAGTGTCACCAATAGTTGCCGAATGGTTTGACTTTGACTTTAGCCCCGCAATTTCTCTGAAGGTAGACTCGTTTCGTTTTACCTGGAACTTAGGCGACCCTGTAGAGGCGGAAATTGGTACGAAAGAACCAGTGTGGATGGTGCGCCGGGAAGTTTTTGACCATTTTTTAGTACAGCAAGCGCAAAAGCAAGGCGCAGAACTGCGAGATAATACAGAAGTAACAGGAGTTGAATTTAGTAGCGATCGCTGGCAAGTTAACACAGCAAATGGCCCCGTTACTGGACGCTATTTAATCGCGGCTGATGGTGCTAAAGGCCCGATGGCAAAATGGCTAGGCTTCAAAGACCGTAAACGCCGTTTAGCTGGTGCATTAGAAGCAGAAGTTCCCGCCGATGTTGAAGATAAATCGACAATTCACTTCGAGTTCGGTTTAGTCAAAAACGGCTATATTTGGAACTTTCCTAAAGAAAATGGTTATTCAATTGGTGTAGGAACCTTTATCGGTGGACAACCCCAAGATTTTAAGAAAATTTTGGTTGAATACTCTAAATTATTTAATATAGATGTCCAGACCAGTAAGCAATATGGTCATCCTATCGCCTTATGGGATGGTAATCAGAAGTTACATACACAAAACGCTATCTTGGCGGGAGAAGCAGCTTGTGTAGTTGACCCCATGACCGCAGAAGGTATTCGTCCCTCAATTTATAGTGGTGTTCACGCCGCAGCCGCAGTTGACAAAGCCCTTTGTGGTGATATCAACGCTTTAGAAGAATATACCAAAATCATCCATGAAACTTGGGGTGCGGAAATGGCTTGGGCGCAAAAATTAGCAGGTGCATTTTATCGCTTTCCTAGCGTTGGTTATCAAGTGGGTGTTAAGCGTCCCACTGCACCCAAAGTTATGGGGAAAATCCTCTGTGGTGAAATGTCCTACAGCAGTGTTGCTGGACGCGCCCTCAAGCGTTTAATTCCAGGTTTTAGGGGTTAA
- the frr gene encoding ribosome recycling factor, with amino-acid sequence MKLAEAESKMQHTVEATQRSFNTIRTGRANASLLDKVSVEYYGTPTPLKSLANISTPDATTILIQPYDKGSLNIIEKAISLSDVGLTPSNDGSTVRLNIPPLTSDRRKELVKLAAKYAEEGRVAIRNIRRDAIDSIRKQEKNAEVSEDESKDLQDKLQKLTNKYTARVDELLAEKEKDISTV; translated from the coding sequence GTGAAATTAGCTGAAGCTGAAAGTAAAATGCAACATACTGTTGAGGCTACTCAACGGTCATTTAATACAATTAGGACTGGCCGAGCCAATGCCAGTCTACTAGATAAGGTATCTGTAGAATACTATGGTACACCTACACCCTTAAAATCCTTGGCAAACATTAGCACACCGGATGCTACCACAATACTGATTCAGCCATACGATAAAGGCAGTCTAAATATTATCGAAAAGGCTATTTCTCTATCAGATGTGGGTTTAACACCTAGTAACGACGGTTCTACAGTGCGCTTGAATATACCACCTTTAACAAGCGATCGCCGTAAAGAACTAGTCAAACTTGCTGCTAAGTACGCAGAAGAAGGTCGTGTTGCTATTCGTAACATCCGCCGTGACGCGATAGACTCAATTCGCAAACAAGAGAAAAACGCCGAAGTTTCCGAAGACGAATCTAAAGACCTACAAGACAAACTGCAAAAACTCACCAATAAGTACACCGCCAGAGTTGACGAATTATTGGCTGAAAAAGAAAAAGACATCTCCACAGTCTAA
- the pyrH gene encoding UMP kinase encodes MGTNYRRVLLKLSGEALMGNMGYGIDPEVVKEIAQEIAEVIATGVQIAIVVGGGNIFRGVKAASAGMDRATADYIGMIATVMNAMTLQDSLERIGVQTRVQTAIAMQELAEPYIRRRAIRHLEKGRVVIFGAGSGNPFFTTDTTAALRAAEIDAEVIFKATKVDGVYDADPEIYPNAKRYNSLTYAHVLNQDLRVMDSTAIALCKENNIPILVFDLTTRGNIRRAVLGESIGTLVGGSCEIS; translated from the coding sequence ATGGGAACGAATTACCGACGGGTTTTACTCAAACTGAGCGGTGAAGCCTTAATGGGCAACATGGGTTATGGTATTGATCCAGAAGTGGTCAAAGAAATAGCCCAAGAAATAGCAGAGGTGATAGCCACTGGCGTTCAGATTGCCATCGTCGTTGGCGGTGGTAACATTTTTCGTGGCGTTAAAGCCGCTTCGGCGGGGATGGATAGAGCCACAGCCGATTATATTGGTATGATCGCCACGGTCATGAACGCCATGACACTACAAGATTCACTAGAACGCATAGGAGTCCAGACGCGGGTACAAACTGCGATCGCTATGCAGGAATTAGCTGAACCATATATCCGCCGTCGAGCCATCCGTCATCTAGAAAAGGGACGGGTGGTTATTTTTGGTGCGGGTTCCGGTAATCCATTTTTTACCACAGATACAACAGCAGCATTAAGAGCAGCAGAAATAGACGCAGAAGTAATATTTAAAGCGACTAAGGTAGATGGGGTGTATGATGCAGACCCCGAAATCTATCCTAACGCCAAACGTTATAACAGTCTCACCTACGCCCATGTCTTAAATCAAGACTTGCGCGTAATGGATAGTACGGCGATCGCCCTTTGTAAAGAAAATAATATCCCTATTCTTGTATTTGACCTAACAACGCGAGGAAATATCCGCCGCGCTGTTTTAGGAGAATCCATCGGTACCCTTGTGGGAGGTTCTTGTGAAATTAGCTGA
- a CDS encoding thioredoxin family protein codes for MTLLETSNTPVGGYAPDFELPGIDNQVHHLSRYLESFRAVGVISLCNYCPYVNLYLDRIKNIQAEFAAEGLILIAINASDITEGSWTSLASMKAFAQQHQLNFPYLWDSTQEVSRTFGATTTPMAFLIDTHGILRYRGQIDNHPHKPSSIGEDYLRNAIAALLKGEKIPVPETEPVGTSLIWRI; via the coding sequence ATGACTCTACTAGAGACAAGTAACACTCCGGTTGGTGGCTACGCACCAGATTTTGAATTACCAGGGATTGACAATCAAGTCCACCATCTTAGCCGTTACTTGGAAAGTTTTCGGGCAGTTGGCGTGATTTCTTTATGTAATTACTGTCCTTATGTAAATCTATATTTAGATAGAATTAAAAATATTCAGGCAGAATTTGCGGCAGAGGGTTTGATTTTAATTGCCATCAATGCTAGTGATATTACCGAAGGAAGTTGGACAAGCCTAGCAAGTATGAAAGCCTTTGCCCAGCAGCACCAATTAAATTTCCCTTACCTATGGGATTCTACCCAAGAAGTTAGCCGCACTTTTGGCGCAACAACAACACCGATGGCCTTCTTGATCGACACTCATGGTATATTGCGATATAGAGGGCAGATTGACAATCATCCTCACAAGCCATCATCTATAGGTGAAGACTATCTGCGAAATGCGATCGCTGCTCTGTTAAAAGGCGAAAAAATACCAGTACCTGAAACGGAACCAGTAGGCACTTCATTGATCTGGCGTATATAG
- a CDS encoding S9 family peptidase produces the protein MIKPQVASYGSWSSPITTDLITARTIGLGQITLDGEDTYWSELRPSEQGRTVVVRRSGNNQIQDVTPAGFNVRTRVHEYGGSSYFIFDGTAYFSNFADQRLYRQDINTEPQAITPIVAVRYADGIFDGQRQRIICVSEDHSIANSEPINTLVSLRLAGDIKPLASGNDFYSSPRLSPDGSRLAWLTWNHPNMPWDGTQLWVGEFLADGSLGNTQQIAGGVNESIFQPEWSSDGTLYFISDRTGWWNLYRWQDGQIQALTQMEAEFGRPQWLLGMSTYAFESANRIICTYTQQGIWYLASLDTTTNQLQPLPTPYTEISGIKASAGRAVFLASSPTESTAIVQLDLSTEKLEVLRRSSDVTIDPGYLSLPQPIEYPTTNGQTAYAIFYPPQNRDYTAPETEKPPLIVKSHGGPTAAASSSLSFSIQYWTSRGIAVLDVNYGGSTGYGREYRQRLDGQWGIVDVDDCVFGARYLVEQGLVDGDRLAISGGSAGGYTTLCALTFRDTFKAGASYFGVSDLEALARDTHKFESRYLEGLIGAYPQQRQLYQQRSPINWVENLACPVIFFQGLEDQVVPPNQTEAMYKALLVKGVPVAYVPFAGEQHGFRKAENIKKSLEAELYFYSRIFSFELSETIESIIIENA, from the coding sequence GTGATTAAACCACAGGTAGCATCTTACGGTTCTTGGAGTTCCCCCATCACAACAGACTTAATTACTGCACGTACCATTGGGTTGGGACAAATTACTCTTGATGGTGAAGACACTTATTGGAGCGAGTTACGGCCTTCAGAGCAAGGCAGAACAGTTGTAGTGCGTCGGAGTGGAAATAACCAAATTCAAGATGTTACTCCGGCTGGGTTTAATGTGCGTACCCGTGTTCATGAATATGGTGGTAGCTCTTATTTCATCTTTGATGGCACTGCTTACTTTAGCAACTTTGCAGACCAACGCCTTTATCGTCAAGATATTAATACTGAACCGCAAGCTATTACACCCATAGTTGCTGTGCGCTATGCAGACGGAATTTTTGACGGTCAACGCCAGCGAATTATATGTGTATCCGAGGATCACAGCATTGCTAACAGTGAGCCTATCAATACTCTGGTGAGCTTGAGATTAGCAGGAGATATTAAACCTTTAGCCTCTGGAAATGACTTTTACTCCTCACCTCGGTTGAGTCCTGACGGTTCTCGCTTGGCTTGGCTGACTTGGAACCATCCTAATATGCCGTGGGATGGTACTCAACTTTGGGTGGGGGAATTTCTCGCAGATGGTAGTTTAGGTAATACTCAACAAATTGCTGGTGGTGTAAATGAATCCATATTTCAACCAGAGTGGTCTAGCGATGGCACACTGTACTTTATTAGTGACCGCACTGGTTGGTGGAATCTATATCGTTGGCAAGATGGACAGATACAAGCGTTGACACAAATGGAAGCAGAATTTGGTCGTCCTCAATGGCTTTTGGGGATGTCTACTTATGCTTTCGAGTCCGCTAACCGTATTATCTGCACATATACTCAACAAGGTATTTGGTACTTAGCTAGTCTTGATACAACAACAAACCAGTTGCAACCACTACCAACACCATATACAGAAATTAGCGGAATTAAAGCAAGCGCAGGACGAGCAGTTTTCTTAGCAAGTTCTCCAACTGAATCAACGGCTATTGTGCAACTTGATTTATCTACGGAAAAACTAGAAGTATTACGGCGCTCTAGTGATGTAACTATTGACCCTGGTTATCTTTCCCTTCCTCAACCAATTGAGTACCCAACCACCAACGGTCAAACCGCCTATGCCATATTTTATCCACCCCAAAACCGTGATTACACTGCCCCAGAAACGGAAAAACCCCCTCTGATTGTCAAAAGCCACGGCGGCCCAACCGCAGCAGCTTCTAGTAGTCTGAGCTTTAGTATTCAATACTGGACTAGCCGGGGTATAGCTGTTTTAGATGTCAATTATGGTGGTAGTACAGGTTATGGACGGGAGTATCGTCAAAGATTAGATGGTCAGTGGGGAATTGTCGATGTAGATGATTGTGTCTTTGGCGCACGTTATCTAGTAGAACAAGGATTAGTTGACGGCGATCGCTTGGCTATTTCTGGTGGTAGTGCGGGTGGATATACAACGCTTTGTGCTTTGACTTTCCGTGATACCTTCAAAGCTGGTGCTAGTTACTTTGGAGTCAGTGACTTAGAAGCTTTAGCAAGGGATACACACAAATTTGAATCGCGGTATTTAGAAGGTTTAATTGGTGCTTATCCACAACAGCGACAGCTTTATCAACAACGCTCTCCCATCAATTGGGTTGAGAATCTTGCCTGTCCGGTAATTTTTTTCCAAGGACTAGAAGATCAAGTAGTTCCACCCAACCAAACAGAAGCAATGTATAAAGCATTACTAGTTAAAGGTGTGCCAGTTGCTTATGTTCCGTTTGCGGGTGAACAGCATGGCTTCCGTAAAGCAGAAAATATCAAAAAATCCCTAGAAGCCGAACTCTACTTTTATTCACGTATCTTCTCTTTTGAACTGTCAGAAACTATTGAATCGATAATTATTGAAAATGCTTGA
- a CDS encoding DJ-1/PfpI family protein produces the protein MLKSSSLLSHSGKVSGNTEKIILFNVPIMSSTEITHSVSIGIVLFPSVTQLDFTGPYEVFTRFPKTNLYLLSETLEPIKSDRGLTFLPDTTFAEAPNLDVLCVPGGPGINAKLEDKNFLEFLKTQGEQARYVTSVCTGSLLLAAAGLLTGYRATTHWLSLNLLEMLGVEAVKQRIVIDRNRITGGGVTAGIDFALAIAAELFGETLAQEIQLQIEYNPQPPFNSGSPDTASADVLKRVRAASQGFQESRQQIVQRVMSGNSTSDQL, from the coding sequence ATGTTGAAGTCCTCAAGCCTACTTAGCCACTCTGGCAAAGTAAGCGGTAATACTGAGAAAATTATCTTATTTAACGTGCCAATTATGAGTAGTACAGAAATAACTCATTCCGTATCAATAGGAATTGTCCTGTTTCCTAGCGTGACACAACTAGACTTCACCGGGCCTTATGAAGTATTTACAAGGTTTCCCAAGACAAATTTATACTTGCTTTCAGAAACATTAGAACCGATTAAGAGCGATCGCGGTTTAACTTTTCTCCCAGATACAACTTTTGCCGAAGCGCCTAATTTAGATGTGTTGTGTGTCCCTGGCGGCCCAGGAATTAATGCCAAACTGGAAGACAAAAACTTTTTAGAGTTTCTCAAAACCCAAGGGGAACAAGCGCGTTACGTGACATCTGTATGTACTGGTTCTTTACTTTTGGCTGCGGCTGGTTTACTTACAGGCTATCGTGCTACTACTCATTGGCTATCGTTGAATTTATTAGAAATGTTGGGTGTAGAAGCAGTTAAACAAAGAATAGTGATTGATCGCAATCGGATTACAGGCGGAGGTGTAACCGCAGGGATTGATTTTGCATTGGCGATCGCCGCAGAATTATTTGGCGAAACTCTGGCACAGGAAATTCAGCTACAAATAGAATATAATCCCCAACCGCCATTTAATAGTGGTTCTCCTGATACTGCTTCTGCGGATGTACTGAAGCGCGTTCGAGCAGCTAGTCAAGGTTTTCAGGAAAGTAGACAACAGATTGTCCAACGAGTGATGAGTGGAAATTCAACAAGCGATCAGCTGTAG
- a CDS encoding HNH endonuclease: MVTIPVALRRLVIQRASDRCEYCGLSQAGQAATFHIDHITPVIAGGTTTENNLALACVSCSLYKAARQIVEDPETGEKVPIFNPRQQVWTEHFQWDGVQVVGLTATGRATINALKMNRPIILAIRAEEELLGRHPPS; the protein is encoded by the coding sequence ATGGTAACAATTCCAGTTGCTTTACGTCGATTAGTTATTCAAAGAGCATCTGATCGCTGTGAGTATTGCGGTTTATCCCAAGCAGGTCAAGCAGCAACATTCCATATAGATCACATTACTCCTGTAATAGCAGGTGGTACAACAACAGAAAATAACTTGGCTTTGGCTTGTGTATCCTGTTCACTTTACAAGGCTGCTCGACAAATCGTCGAAGACCCAGAAACAGGCGAAAAAGTACCCATCTTCAACCCTCGCCAACAAGTATGGACAGAACATTTTCAGTGGGATGGTGTACAAGTTGTTGGATTAACAGCTACAGGACGAGCGACTATTAACGCGCTCAAGATGAATCGTCCAATTATACTAGCGATTCGAGCAGAAGAAGAACTTTTAGGTCGCCATCCACCCTCCTAA